Within Triticum dicoccoides isolate Atlit2015 ecotype Zavitan chromosome 1B, WEW_v2.0, whole genome shotgun sequence, the genomic segment TTACCCCCCGAAGTCTAAAACCGGGTAAATAACCCCCTGATCTTTTCCAAACCATGTTAATCACTCCCTAACCCTGGTTAGAGTGGTTTTGTAGGTGGTTTTGATGACGTGGTGAGGCGCTCATCATTCGCGACATGCACCTGGCTTCGACCATACTACTCCGAGCACGAACCAGTCTCGTACCAGTCACGGCACAGGACATCAACATGTAGCTCGCCGAGTCCCATACTTCTAACTTTGTGATCTTCTTGGCAGTGAGCCTTCCCAGCTCCAGGTCGTGCAGCCCGCACGAAGCCAACGTCGAAAGGCATCCCCTCGACCAGGCAGGCCAACGTCGTTGAACCTGCTCTCCGGCCTAGTGCATGCGCCCAAGGTTTGACGGATCCTTATGGCCGTCTGCGCCATAGCGCTCCTGCTGCGTCCCGCGTGACAGTGGAGGTCGTCTACGATGGTGATGAGCAGGACATGAGCACTGGAAGCGACGAGGAACTGGCGAGCCGCGTGCACTTGAAGAGGTAGGCACGAGGTCCCGATGGCACGTGAACTCGAGCTCCGCTGGAGAAAATAAACACGTACATATATACTGCTGTTGAATTGATTCTCTCCTGGAGCACACACGTACACACAAGAAGCTCGTGCCACCATGTACAAGTTGGATATGACTATTCTAATCGTGATTAGCTCTAATGATGGACGTCGTCAGCTGCCGGTGGCAGCCCCAGCCGCAGGTGGCATGGGCGCGAGCTCGATATGTGGTGCAGGTGCGAGCTATTGTCGACTTGAGGACGACGCGAACGCGGCCGGCGAGGGCTGCCGAGGCGACTAAGGCAACGACAATACAGTCGCGTGTGCTTGCTTTTGGAGCTGGTGCGCCGCTAGGAGCCGGGAGCCTTGCCAATTTGCCATCTGATTGACGCACCAATTTTTTTACAGAGGACGGAGCTCCAGAAGCCATCCCGCCGGGGTTCAAGGAGAGTACGAAGGCGAGGGGTCACGCAGAGTGGGCGCAACAGTAGTAGTACATCATGCGACACAAGGTACTTCATGTACCATGCTGGGCTTAGCTCCCTCGTGGCCGGCTGCTCGTTGGTGCTACCACGAGGTCGACGAGTGGTTTGGGCGCGACGCGCGATGGCAGAAGGATCGGAGGAGGACAGGAACCGTGCCGACCTGGCACCTGCAATCTGCCCAGTCACCAAAACCGCTTGAAAAACCAGTCTAGTAGGTGTGAGGGGGTGATTCACCTGGTTTGGGAAAGATCGGGGGGTTATTTACCCGGTTTTAGACTTCGGGGGGTAAATTGTCCGTTTCATGAAACCTCAGGGGGTTATGTGGACTTCTTTCCATTCCCTCAACAACAAAAAAAGACCCATTGTACAACCGTctcaaaagggaaagaaagggtgcGGCTTCTTCGCCACCGCCGATGGCGCAGTCGCTGGCGATGACCGCGATATCCCGCCTCCGCGGTGCCGCCACCCACTCCTGCGGCGGGCACTGGCGCCGCCTCTTCTCCCGCTCCCCCGCCGCCTGCGCTCCTCTCCTCGGCCACTTTCACCACCCCACTCCGACGCCGCCCAGTCCCAAAACCCCAGCTCCGTTCCCCACCGTGCCCccttccgcctccgcctccgcctcggcccccGCGTTCCAACCCCTCACCTCCTCCTTCCCGCGCCTCTCCCTGGACTTCATCCCTCCCGGCTTCTCCCTATTCGACTCCCACCTCGGTCTCCTCGTCCTCCTCAAGGAGACCGAGCCATACTCCTACCTCAAGCACCCCCAGATCCTCGTCTGCGACCTGGTCTCCCGGCGCACCGCGCTTCTCCCTCCGGGGATGGTCACCTGCACGTTTAGCAAGCTCGTGAGCGTCGTGATCCTCTCCCGCGACGCGGACGACCCGGCCGGGTCCGGGCTCTGCTTCCGGGCAGCCGTCGTCACCCTCGAGGACACCACGCTGCGTGCCTTCGTGGCGACGTTCCGCGACGGCCTGTGCCATTGGGAGTGTCTGCTTCGGTCACAGGCGAGATGCAACGTCGACCAGCTGGAGCGCCACTGCGTGCGCGCTAGCCGGTTCCTCATCTGGCACATCCGCGACGAAGGTGCCGTGCTCACATTTGACCCTGAGACACTGGAGTTCGGCTTTGTGCTCGCGCCGGCCGCACTCGACATGGGGGATCACTTTCTCAAGTACCGCGTCGGAGTGATGCCGGACggggagtatttaacaaaaaaaactaccacatttcatgGAACCGTGCCTACAAACTATCATTTTACAATTTTGTGCCGAAAACTATCACTTTTTCACTAAtctttgactaaaaactaccatgtcGAAAAAATGGTCGAGTCACCTCTTCTAAACGCCTTTCTAATAggatgggcccacctgtcagcatcaatcttcttccccctcctccttcctctctctctggCATTTCGTCAAACACCTCATGTGCACTCCGTGCTCTTCTCAATGACGACGCCCCGGTGAAGCACGCGACGGCGGCCAGCAGATGGAAGCCCAGCGTCCTGGACGACGAGGTCGCTGAGCCTCACCACCTGGCTGCTCCCGGTCACCAGAGCCTTCCtctcctccatctcctcctccggtGCCAGCGCGCGCACACAGGCAGCCGCAGCCGGCGCCGGCTCCCACGCACGCGGCAAAGCAGTCCAGCACCCTGCCCCCATGCGCCATAGCCGCAGCCTCGCCTCTGGCCTTTCTCAGACTCGCCGCAGCCTCGCCATTAAGTTGGCCTCTCTCCTTTTCACGGATTAATGGCAGGAGCTAGTCATGGCTGTCGCCTTGCCCGGGCTCGAGCTCAGCCATGGTCGCGCCTGGCCGCGCTTGCTGCTCCTGCTACTCCTTGCGGCCCGCGCCGGCTGCTCCCTGCTACTCCTTGTCACCTGCGCCCGGGCTCGAGCTCAACCATGGTCGCGCACGAACGCGCTTGCTGCTCCTGCTACTCCTTGCCGGCCGCTCCCTGCTGCTCCTTGTCTCTCGCGCCTGCTGCTATTCCTTGACGACCGCCGTTGCTGCTGCTCCTTGCCTTGCCGGACGGCGCTGAGGGGTGCACCGCCGTCGTGCTCCGGGGTGCATCGCCGCGCTCTGGCCAGAGGAGCGCTGCCGCGTGCAATGGAGGGGCGCACCGCCGCCCTGCTGGAGGTCGTGCTCAGGACAGAGGGGGAGAAGGATGAGGAGGGTTGGCCGGGGGTTGGATGGGCCAGCCGCCGAGCTGCGCGTGCTCTCGCTCGCCGGCGAGCTCCCAGCCGTGGAGCACGAAAACAAGGTGTTTGTTGAAATGTCTAAGAAAGATATGGGAGGAGCAAGAAGAtagacactgacgtgtgggaccaacTAGTCAGAAACGCGTTTAAAAGAGCCGAATCGGGCTCTTTTCAGACTTGGTAGTTTTTAGTCAAGGATTAATAAGAAAATGATAGTTTTCGGCACAAATTTGTAAAGTGGTAGTTTGTAGGCACGGTTccatgaattgtggtagttttttgttaaatactcccgGACGGGCGGTTCTGCTTCGGTTCGATGTCAATGGATCACGAGAACCTGGAGCTCCGGGTGCTGGGGCCCGGGCCAAAGGACGGCCAGAACGTGTGGGTACTGGAGAGGGAAGTGTGCTTGCTCCAGGCGTTCGACGAAATGCCGCAGCTGCCCTCGAGCTTCATCGCCCGGCGCAAGTGCACCTGGCTGAGCGACATGGACGCCGGGCGCGCCGGGAGGGTGTTCATCGGCACGTCGGGCTATGGGCACTACTCGTACCATCTGGACACCCGGAAGCTCGAGCGCCTAGTGACGGACGACGGCGAGGAGTACGGGCACCCCATGTTTGCCTACTTCTCCTTCCCGGGCTCGGATGACGGCTCTGACTGACCGACTCCTGGTAATTAATCTTGTCCTCGCATCCCAGTTACATGTAATGTCGGTTTATGAGTAATGCTTAGTCAGAAGATATCTGTTTGTAGTTTTGTTGCCTTGTGTACTTTGTTGAAACTATATTAGTTTTACTATTTGTCAACCCAGTTCATCAATAGTTCATAATTAGGGGAATATATGCATTCAAAGAATTTCAAACTCTAGCGTGTGTTCTGATATTTTTCTGTAAAAAAAGCGTGTTATCTGATCTTTTTCGTTAAAAAAAGTGTGTTCTCTGATGGCCGTGTTGTGTTTATTGAAGCTTGGATGCCTACTCGCAGAAGCTTTTGCAGATAGCATATGTGTCCGAAATCAAACATGCATTGGAGAAATATATAGCATGCATCATTGATATACAATAGAAGACATTCATGTATGATTGTGGCAGTGTAGATGGAAAAGGTTCTGAATATTGTGCAGATTCATATGAATAGACATTCATTTGGATATCTATTCATTAATGTGTAGAATTACAAGATGGCTTGATTATAAAAATGACTTAAACTCAAGTGATCTTGGAAAAATTGCTAGGCTTGTAAAACTATAATTGAAAatactacctccgttcctaaatactccactatggactacatataaGTCTTATTCATGCTTGATTCAAACACCTCCGCATTGGAAAATGGAAATGCAAGGTTATTGAGTTCGATCAACActggctatatttatgtattgatgTGTTTTATCCATTAACATGATGTAGAAAAATTTATGAATAAGATTAGAAGAAAAAAAACATCTATGGGATGAAGCATCAACCATCGGTGTATTTTCCAGAAGTGCATCATAAAGATGAGAAGCTATCACTACATTTGCACTAGGTGGAAATCAGCAGTAGCCTTCATCATTGTCTCATTGACATGCATAGAAAGAAGCTGATTAAATTCAGTTGACGGCAGATACTACAGAAGagtgtattactccctccgtccggaaatacttatcatcaaaatgaataaaaggggatgtatctaggcgtattttagttctagataaatctctttttatccattttgatgacaagtatttttggacggagggagtacataattgtGTTGTCTGATCAAGTAATTAAGCATTGCATCTGAGGCTTTGACTTTATGAATTTAGAACTGGGCTGATATCATGGGGATATGAATTTAGTAACTTTCTCATTTCTATTCAGATGAATCTGCACAATCTTTAGAACCTTTTCAAGGAAGCGCTCGCATTATATCCTCTTGGTCTGTAGAAGTAACATTAGACTCATGAACTCCGGTGAATATATGGTCTTTTTTTGTCACAAGTCATTTTCGTAAACAAATTGGCTTGTTATTCGCTTAGAGAACCCCTATTTCACTGGGAACTGTGCTGATAACTCTGCATTTCTTATCATTCAGGGTGAAGTGAGAGGAGGTACCGTGCGATTTTGCCTGAAGATGGCTCAACCGTTGCATATCTGGTTACTTCCGTGCCTTATTGCTCAGCATTGAAGATTGAACACAAAGTGGATAATGCTCCGAATCTCTGATTTCATGTCCTTGATGGGACTATTTAAACAATGTTGTTGCGATGTTTGCTAAGCATGCTTCGGAGTAGACGGTGTCCTGAAGAATCAGGTGATGTTTTGAAGTAGTGTGCTGTTTCGTAAGGATAGTCTCACATTATGCTGAGTTTTGGCAAACCATAAGAAATGCAGAGTTTATCACTTCATTGGCCACCATCTCTAATTTGTGGGCTACATACAAGCCTACAATCCAAAATAGTCTATCAGAACAACCTATAAACATTCTTGTATTGCACAATTCCAAGAAATCAGTCTGTTTCGGATGGTTAAGCTTAAAACCTGGTCATTTGCACAATATGCCGGTTGCTTGTCAAACTGTTTTACTTCTTGGAACATGCACAGTCTAATGGCTGAAATCCTTGCAGCTAAGGACAGTAGTGTCCAAGCCTGTAAGGATAGTTTGCCTGCCGTTCAAAgaagagaagaacaacacaagtgaTCAACAGACGAAATTTAGTGCATATTCTTTCTACCTGTATATAGACCTGCAAACCCAAACTCGGCATGTATGTATGCATCCAGTTCTTTCTCCGAAACAGAGGAGATAGACAAAAAAGAAAAGTTTTGATTGATTCATTCTGACCTCACCTAtccctactcatcatcatcatatttctACGTACCGCATCGGCCCTGTGCTAcccacaaggccacaaactcaactAGATTACAGGCAGACCAGACCAAACCCCAcaacaaggaaaaaaagaaacaCCAGCACCAACGAGAGTCACCAAACAGAATACACAGGGAGGGAGGGCACGCTGCCCGTGCGTTTTCCGAACTTTTTGCctcggaagaagaagaaaaactgctCCACGAACCAACCGGGGATGTACGACGGCCTATCGATCAGATCCAACGGCTATGCCGGCGGCGAGGTGAGGTGTGGTCCGGCCGCTTCAGCCCTGCGACTCTATGGGCGACATCATCGCCGAGAACCGGCGCTTCTGGATGCGCGGGGGGAGGTGCTTGTTGTACCTCTTGGGCCCAACCGTCCACGGCAGGAACACGCCGGTGCCGCCGCGCCCCATCCTCTTGTTGATGTTGCTGGAGGGCGCCATCACCATTGGCCTCGCCGGCGCGGCGACCATCATGACAGGCGCCGCGCGCACGGCCATGCCCCACGCAGGGGCGAGCATGGCCTGTGGCCGGCAGTAGCCAATGATGGCGCCGTTGCTGCCATGGGGTGGTTTCTGCATGCCGGCCGTTGCCGCAGTCGGGGGAGGCTGCCAGAGCGTCATGGCCTTGGTGGGCGACGGGAGCGGGCTGAGGTCCACCGGCGTCGACGGCCTCACCCTCACGAACGTGATGCTCACGCGGCGGTTGGACGACGGGCACACAACGTGGCGCGCCATGTCCGCACTGTTCCCGCGCATCACCAGAAGTGACCTGCAAAGATGATCCGTAAACATAAGATGCAAATTCTACTACTGCAATGCAATGCTTTCTTCGGTTATACAAACAGTAATAGAAAAGTCGAAAAGAAAGTGGAAATGGCACAGACAAGTGACAAGGTTCTGGTAAGCTAAAGCCTTAAGCGTACATACCCTTGCTTCAGTGAGAGTGTGAGGGGTCCCTTGTAGTTGCCATTGCTGTCAGTGACAAGTGACCTTCCAAATGCCATTGAGGTCTCAGACAGCAGGAGAGTGGAAATGGGGTTGTCCAGGTGGGGAGGCTTGAAGTAGGGCTGCGAGTGCTCGTCCTATGAAACAATTTCATCACTTGTCAGATACCAACACCTTAACAAGCTTCAAACATTTGAGTTCTCAACCTATATATGTTCATGCCCTGAAGAAAGGCACTGTGTTATATAGTGAAGTAGCATTGGTATCTTACTTTTACTATTTCAGTTCATATCTATTGAAAGGATCAAAGATACTTAATATGGACAGTTGACCCTACAAGAACCCACTAACTGTAATGTACAAATTTACTTTGCTATTTGTATACACAAGTGGCTGGTTCTTTAAGAGGAAGAAAAGTGTGTACAGACTAGCAGTTCTGGCTCAGATTTGACCCACATATCTCATGACAGTACCGGAAGCAAAATCTCATTTGGTTTCATTAAGTTTAGTTATATGATAATCTATAATTAATCACCAACCGGCAAACAGCACTGCAGCACCTACCTCATCGAAGAAATTGATGACGACACTGTTTGGTTTCCTGCTTTCTGGTATTAAGCGCCAAAGAACAAGGTGGTCGATGACAGCCTGCAGGACAACTGGGATTGGTTCTATATGACCTGCACACAAGGCAAAGAGAAGACAGGTGTTAGTTATGACATCATGCACTATGGCATCTACTTTGTCCGCAGATGCGATACCCATGCAAGGATCCCACACCCAAAAGAATATTCTTGCAACTGCAAGCAAGCTGGAGGAAAAGTAGTAGTATGAGCTGACAGTTTTCCTGAACATACAATTGGTTTCCTCTGTGGTATGTTGAAATAGTGGGACACCGAGCTGAATGATCTCTCTCTTGTTCCCTTTGATCTGCTTGTTGAAGAATATGAAGGTTTCACCTAGATTTGAAACTAGAGGATTAACATCAAAATGATCAAGGAAATGACACAAGGTCAAACATGTCAACAGAGTGCCACATTTGAAAGACAGAGTAGCCGAGTGCACTTTACAAAGCTAACAAGAAAATTCTGTCAAGTTAAGGCAGCTTACTTGGCAATGAAGATTTTGGCCAAAACCCTACAGAACTATACCAACGTTGTGGGCTCTATGTCAAACCTTAACTGAACCATACTTATTAGAAATTAAGCAAGGCTGGCAGGTTGAGATTATACTTGGATCAACGTTTTGTGGTGCACACCTTTGGAGGTGATGTTAGAATTCCTATGCAATAAAGGGAGGTGATCTAACATGTTACTAAAATTAATATATACATTCATGTCTAACTTTTCTTTGTCACTGAGAGGCAACATTAAAGTTAGCTAGGTGAAGAAAACTACACATCCAAATAGACCAGGTATTATAGTCAGTGTGTCACTAGGTTGATGGTTGTACCTTCTCACATGCGAGTTTTACATTTCCTAAATTAGGATAACTGGCAGCTTTCTATGCAACAGCAAGTACTCAACTATACTAATTTAGCCTAAAAATGGAGAGAGTTGTTAGGACCTAGAACCTGTAGATACTGAGTCAGTTAGCACAAAAGTGCATCAGACAAAACCATCACCACCGTTAGAAAAAGTAGTAGTGCGCGAACTAGGACCACAGTTAGGTGCCCTAGGGATATTTGGTATCTTCAAAGCATCAATTGGATAGTATCAGAGGTAGCTGTGGTCTTGTGGGCACAACAGAAGTATCCAGAAAGGAATGTACAAAAAAATAAGCAGGAAGATAAATTGCACCACACAAAACAATGCCCAAATGCTCCAACTTTTGAACATTTAAAGAAGGAAAAAACTTCAGGGCCACAAAACACAACTTACCTGAAAGCTCCCCATTTCTACCAGCCTGGCGAATTTCATTGATGAAATCAGCAACCTTCATGAGCTCCATTGTTGTGAACACGTCTTCATATATCTTCAGGCCTTTCACAACGTTAACCTGATAACACAAGGTCATAAACATATTGTTAGAAAAGAGCACCTTTACAAGAAGTATATGATAAACTGGTAGATCAATGGGTGTGCTACTACTTCCTACAGCATCTCTAGTTCTTCAATACAGAAAGTTTGCCGAGTGGTGTAAAGATGGAACTCGCCATGTGCCCCTTCACGGACTCCTTCGCCATGAAACCTTTCTGGATCTTGATCCTCTCGGGGCGGGCGATGCACTCGTCATGGTCAGAGCAGATAGGGTAGCTCTCTGGTAGGCTGTGCCCGCCTTGAGATCCTTGGTCGGTGTTATCTGCTGAGTAACATAAATCTCAGAGGGGTTCCAAGCATGGTATGACTGCATTTCGATTAGCGATTGCAAAACGTACACAGTGTTTTTGAAGTGTGCTATCTAgtttcaaaagaaaagaaaacaatccTGTGCTCCACCGGGAAGAGCGTTAGCAAATGCAGCAAATAAATACGGAAGAAATGCGTCATCAGTAAAATTCTGTT encodes:
- the LOC119342747 gene encoding RNA demethylase ALKBH10B-like isoform X2, which translates into the protein MTTPAAGAPGSPVAAPDQVAARDAVIGWYRGEFAAANAVIDALCGHLAQIGGADYDAVFAALHRRRLNWFPVLHMQKFYSVADVAAELRRVSDARAAAAAAFSEEEAASTVIHEPMDELVVTVAAEPDPEPEHEHEPIPEPQPDVSVHPVVAVHSVDADREPEADGEDSSGDSSERKAASTEDDAAHDGHNTDQGSQGGHSLPESYPICSDHDECIARPERIKIQKGFMAKESVKGHMVNVVKGLKIYEDVFTTMELMKVADFINEIRQAGRNGELSGETFIFFNKQIKGNKREIIQLGVPLFQHTTEETNCHIEPIPVVLQAVIDHLVLWRLIPESRKPNSVVINFFDEDEHSQPYFKPPHLDNPISTLLLSETSMAFGRSLVTDSNGNYKGPLTLSLKQGSLLVMRGNSADMARHVVCPSSNRRVSITFVRVRPSTPVDLSPLPSPTKAMTLWQPPPTAATAGMQKPPHGSNGAIIGYCRPQAMLAPAWGMAVRAAPVMMVAAPARPMVMAPSSNINKRMGRGGTGVFLPWTVGPKRYNKHLPPRIQKRRFSAMMSPIESQG
- the LOC119342747 gene encoding RNA demethylase ALKBH10B-like isoform X1; the encoded protein is MTTPAAGAPGSPVAAPDQVAARDAVIGWYRGEFAAANAVIDALCGHLAQIGGADYDAVFAALHRRRLNWFPVLHMQKFYSVADVAAELRRVSDARAAAAAAFSEEEAASTVIHEPMDELVVTVAAEPDPEPEHEHEPIPEPQPDVSVHPVVAVHSVDADREPEADGEDSSGDSSERKAASTEDDAAHDGPDNTDQGSQGGHSLPESYPICSDHDECIARPERIKIQKGFMAKESVKGHMVNVVKGLKIYEDVFTTMELMKVADFINEIRQAGRNGELSGETFIFFNKQIKGNKREIIQLGVPLFQHTTEETNCHIEPIPVVLQAVIDHLVLWRLIPESRKPNSVVINFFDEDEHSQPYFKPPHLDNPISTLLLSETSMAFGRSLVTDSNGNYKGPLTLSLKQGSLLVMRGNSADMARHVVCPSSNRRVSITFVRVRPSTPVDLSPLPSPTKAMTLWQPPPTAATAGMQKPPHGSNGAIIGYCRPQAMLAPAWGMAVRAAPVMMVAAPARPMVMAPSSNINKRMGRGGTGVFLPWTVGPKRYNKHLPPRIQKRRFSAMMSPIESQG